The Streptomyces capitiformicae genome contains the following window.
AACCGTCCGGATAAACGGATGGTCGGGGGCGAGCGTGACGCGGCAGGATACTCCGCATGACCTTGCCCACCCCCGAGCTGCACACCGCCCGCCTGCGACTGCGGCCGTTCACCGACGCCGACGCGGCGTCGCTCTACGCGCTGCACAGCAGCGCCAACGTGCTGCGCTACTGGGACTCCCCGCCGTGGACCGAACCGGCCCGCGCCCAGCGCTTCATCGCGACCGGCCGGACGATCGAGGAGGAAGGCACGGGAGCGCGGGTGGCCGTCGACCGCGTCTCCGACGGCGCATTTATCGGCTGGTGCGGCCTGACCAGCTGGAACCCGGACTTCCGTAGCGCGTCCCTGGGCTACGTGTTCGACGCCGCCGCGTGGGGCCACGGCTACGCCACGGAGACCGCGCACGCCGTCCTGCGGTGGGCGTTCGACACCCTGGACCTGAACCGCGTCCAGGCCGAGACCGACACCCGCAACGTGGCGTCCGCCCGGGTCCTGGAGAAGCTCGGCTTCGTCCGCGAAGGCACCCTCCGCGAGGACTGCGTCGTCAACGGCGACGTCTCCGACTCCTGGGTCTTCGGCCTCCTCCGCCGCGAGTGGCACCCGACGGCCACGCCGACGGCCGGTCGCTAGGACCGAGACCTGCCCCACCCGCGCACGCCGACGAGGCCGTTGCCGCTGGGCGACCACAGTAAGGATGGCCCGTCGCTCCCGTTCTGCCTGCTGTCTCGCTCTCTCGGCCCGAGCCCTCGCCTCCTCTGCGGCGGCTTCGCGCTCTGCTCCAGTGGCATGGTGTCGGCAGCCCTTACCGATCTCCTGCGGGAGCTTGCATGGCGTCCCCTTCTTCGTGGGGCGACCTCAGCGCGCTGCCGTTCGGCGTCTTCGGGAACGGTCGTACCTGGTGGGCATGCCGGGCATTGTGAACCACCCGGCCACACCGGCGCCGTGCAACCGGCCCTTTGCGTAAGCGACTTGGTTCGCCATTTGCTCGACTTGTGGTGCGGGTCAGATGAAATGCGTCTCGCTATTTGAGGCGAACGAGGGTCGGGGGGTGCAAAGTGATGCCCGGGGACCCTGGAGATGGCCGCTCGACCCCGACTTAGGGCACGCGGAGGGCATGCAACCCCCAAATTGGACTAGACAACAAACAAACCCCAGGCCGCTGACCTGGGGTTTCAAATGGAGCGGGTGACGAGAATCGAACTCGCGCTCTCAGCTTGGGAAGCGCCGGCGCTTGGGAGGGCTCTATCGCTCTGGCCTGCGCAGATTCCTTCTCTGTCGGTCGTCCTGCAGGTCGGTTCGCACCGCTGTTGACCGCGGTTGTCCGCTCTTACGGGCACGGATTGGGCACGGCCTCGGCTTGTGGCGTGCGGCGGCATCATCGGTCCTGTGGGGAGCTGTCCCGGAGGACACGCGGCGGAGCCGTACAGACGACCTGTCAGCCGCAATCAGCGGCTTGAATCACTGCCGCATGTATCTGTACGCGACGTCGGTATCTCGGGCTCTGCGCACCTGCGGCACCTGCGGCGCCGGTGCCGCAGGTGCGGGCAGACGTCAGTCGATGCGGGCGCAGAGGTCGTCCGTCGTCCCGTGTACCAGGTTCACGGCCTTGTACCCGACGGAGCTGATGTCCATGGCGTACACCCCGTCGATGATGTATAGGCCGCGCGGCAGGTTGCCCTTGCCCTCGCCGATGCCGACCAGCACCGGGCCGTGCACGGCCCAGAACTGGGAGCCGTCGGTTCGGTGCTCGACGATGGCCGAGCCCCTCGCGTCGGCGTCGTAGAAGGCGCCGGTGTCGGTGTTCGTGACCCGTACGACGAGATCGCCCTTGTACGCGACACGCTTCACGGTGCCGTCGGGGTAGGTGTCCAGGACGCGCTGCATCACCTCGTCGATGACGGGCTCGCCGTGAACAGGGAAGTCGCACCGCAGCCCGGCATCGATGTCCCATGGCGCGGAGGGCGCCGGCTCCCACCCGGTGCCGGTTCCGGCGGACGCGGCCGACGTGGGCTGCACTCCCAGAAGCACGGCGACAAGCACCAGCGGGGCGAGAACGGTTCGTCGCATGACTCTCCCTGGTCAGACGGGTGAAAGGAAAGGTTCCGCCGAAGAGACGGATGCCAGTGTCCCGTCGGCCTCTGACCAAACCCTCACCACTACCGCCACCGGCACGGACCGCGGACGCTCGGCCCTACTAGGCTGCCGAGCGCCATGGAGTTCCAGTTGCTCGGTCCTTTCGCCGCCTGCCACGAGGGACGACAGGTGTTGGTGGGCAGCCGCCGCCAGGAGCGGTGTTTGCTGTCGGTCCTGCTGCTGCACGCGGGCCGCGCCGTGACGACCGAGCGCCTCATCGACCTGCTGTGGAACGGCGATGCGCCCGCCTCGGCCCGCGGCACCGTCCACACCTACGTAGGTCGATTGCGTGCCGCTCTCAAGCCGTACGGAGTGCCGGTCGAAACCCGGCATGACGGCTACGCCGTCGAGCAGGGCCCTCATACGATCGACGCGCAGGAGTTCACCTTCCTCGTCCGGCAGGCGGCCGATGCCGGTGACCCCGCGGAGCGAGTCCGCCTCTACGACCAGGCCCTCGGGCTGTGGCAGGGCCCGCTGCTCGCCGACGTGGCCGACGACCGGCTGCGCACCCGCCTCGGCGGTCCCCTCGACGAACTGCGCCTGACCGCCGTGGAGCGGCGGGCGGAGGCGCAGCTCACCATGGGTCTGCACGACCGCGTCGTGGCGGATCTGACCCCGCTGGCCGAGGAGCATCCAGGGC
Protein-coding sequences here:
- a CDS encoding GNAT family N-acetyltransferase produces the protein MTLPTPELHTARLRLRPFTDADAASLYALHSSANVLRYWDSPPWTEPARAQRFIATGRTIEEEGTGARVAVDRVSDGAFIGWCGLTSWNPDFRSASLGYVFDAAAWGHGYATETAHAVLRWAFDTLDLNRVQAETDTRNVASARVLEKLGFVREGTLREDCVVNGDVSDSWVFGLLRREWHPTATPTAGR